In the genome of Rhodothermales bacterium, the window ACGCGCTTCCTCTCGACGCCACAGACGTCGGCGGTGAGCGACGGGGCGCTGCGGCAGGCGATTGTCGTGTGGCTGCCCGTGCGCGAAGGGCGGCGCGTGACCGGCGCCGTCCGCGTGCTCCGCCTCGTCGAGACCCGCGTCCCTGTGCGAAACCAGTACCTCCGCGACTTCGACCTCGCCGAGCAGTGGCAGGCGCAGGCCGGCATCCCCATCGACGTCGCTTTCGGCGCGGCCTCCGGGGCGGCGGCAGACAGCGCGATGCACCTCGTGAGCGGACGCGACGGGACCGTCGTTGCCCGCGTCACTGTCTCCGCTCCACCGTTGGCGGCGCTGGAGGAGGACGTGCGCCGGGAGATGGGCGACGTGGCCGCCTTCTGGGCCGTGCTGCTCGCTGGATGGGTTATGGCCGGGCTGTGGATGCTGAGCGAGCGGGCCCTGCCGCAGCCGATGCGGCGCATGGAAGACGAGGCGCCGCCGAGGTGGGGCCTCGCGACGCTCTCCTTCGCCGGTGCCTCCGCGGCGTGGTGGGGGCTCCGTTACGCGCTGCTGGCCCTCGGCATCCCCGCGCGGTGGTTTGCCGGCTCCGGCGCGCTCGTGGGCGGCGCCAGCGAAGTGCCGCTCTTCGACCCGGTGTACCTCGCCTCCGGGTTCGGCGGCGGCGTGCTCGGGTCGGCCGGTGAGCTGATCGTCACGGCCGTGTTCGCCGTCGTTTTCGGCGTCGCGTGGCTCCGGTTCGCGTTGTGCGCGCTCCGCCACGTGCGAAGCGCCGAGCGAGCCGATCCCGAGACGCCGGCCGATCCCGAAGAGCGGCGCTCGGCCGTGCGGTGGGCGGCCGAGGCGTTCGTCGCCGCGTGCGTCGGCGCGGCCGTGGCCGGCGTCACGGCCCTCCTCATCCGCCGGGGCACGCTCGATGCGACGCTGCCCTATTTCGACCGCACGGACGCATTCCCGTCGGCGCTCGTGATGCTCGTCTTCGGGTCGTTCCTCCTCCTCGTCCTCACGGCGATGCTCGTGCTCACGGGGCTCGGCGTGCTCGTGCGCGTGCGGGATCGGCGGTGGTTCCTCGGCGGGGCGGCGACCGTGACCGTCGTGCTCGCGGCGACGTACGCGCTGACGGATCTCGGCCTCGGGCTCCCGTGGCCGGTGGCGGCGGCGTTCTTCGCCGTCGGCGGCGGGGCGGCGTGGTGGATGGAGCGCGGGCCCGATGCGTGGGCCGGGCCGCTGACCCTGCGCGGAACCCTCCTCGCCGTGCTCGTCCTCGCCGCGCTGACGTACCCCATCGCCTACGATGCGGCGCAGGACAAGCAGGCCGCCCGCATCGTCGACGCCGCGGAGGAGTTCGCCGACGGCGAGGACGCCCGCGTCGCGTTCGCCCTCGAGGGCGTCCTCCTCGACGCCCGCGCCTCCGACGCCGTGCACGAAGCGCTCGCGAGCCGCCGTTCCCGGTCTGCCCGGACGCGGGCCGGCGCGGTCGTCTTCGACTCGCTCGCGACGGACCTCGTGACGGGCTCGCTGCTGGCCGCGCTCGCCGACTACACCGTGGCGCTCACCGTCCTCGGCCCGGCCAGCGACACCCTCGGGGTCTACCGCGAGCTGCCGCCGCCCGGCGACCCCGATTTCTTCGGCGCGCTCGGCGCCGCCGACCCGCTCTCGTTCAATGCACTCCGTCGCCGGTACGCGGCGGACACGGCGCCGGGCTTCGTCGTCGAGCGCGCGTCGGCGCCGGAAGGGCGGGGGAAGTACCGCTACGCCGGCATCGGCCCGATCCGGCGCGAGGACGATGGAGCGATCCTCGGGTGGGTCACGGCGCAGGCCGAGCCCAAGCCCGCCCGCTACGTCTCGGAGACGCCGTTCCCGCGCGTGCTCGTCCCGGCCGGCCTCACGAACGTCGTCGAGAGCGACCTCGCGTTCGCCGAGTTCCGCGACGGCGTGCTCGTCCGCGCCCGCGGCGATGACTACGGCCGGTTCCGGCTCCCCGCCGAGGTTCGCCGCGCGCTCGGCGAGCGCGACGTGGTGTGGCGGCGCGAGCAGGTCGGGCCCGAGCCCGTCCGCGTGTACTACCGCCGCATCGTGGAGGCCGACGGGCGCGAGCGCGTGATCTCGGTGCGCGAGCCTGGCGTCATCGTGTTCGACCACCTCTACTTCTACCTCCGGCTGCTGCTGCCCGCGCTCGTACTCGGGCTCGTAGCCTATGCCCTCGGCGTGGTGGCGCGGCGGCGCGCGGGCGTGCTCCTCCGCCGGAGTCGCCTGCGCGACCGCGTCCTCAACCGGTTTCTCGTGGTCGGCGTGGCGTCGGTCGTGCTGACGGGGCTCGTCGGGCAGCAGGTCGTCGTCGTGCAGAACCGGCAGTCGGTGCAGGAGCAGCTCAAGCGGCGGCTCGCCCGCGTCGAGGCCGAGCTCTTCGCCGAGGCCACGGCGCGCACGGGCGGCAGCGTCCCGCTCTACCAGCTCATCGACCGCGCCCGGCCCGACCTCGTCGGCCCCCGGCTCGGGCTCGACGTCAACCTCTACCGCGGGGCCGACCTCATCGCGTCGAGCCGGAGCCAGCTCGTCCGCCAGCAGCTCATCGACCGCCGCCTCCCGGCCGACGTCTACGAGGCGCTCTACGTCCGCGGCGAGCGCTACGCCTTCACCGAGGAGCGGATCGGGACGTTCGCGTACACGACGGGCTACGAGGCCCTGCCCGACGCGACGGGGCGGCCCGGCGCCGTCATCGCGATCCCGACGCTGCCGGAGCAGACGGCGATCGAGGCCGATCAGGCGCGGATGATCGCCTACCTCTTCGGCGTGCTCCTCCTCCTCCTCGTCGGCATCTTCCTCATCACGACGCTCCTCGCGAACCGGCTAACGCGGCCGTTCCGTCGGCTCCGCGCGGGGCTCCTCGCCGTCGGCGCAGGGGAGGAGCTGGCTGAGCCGATTCCCGTGGAGTCGTCGGACGAGGTGGGCGAGCTGATCGAGACGTTCAACGCGATGCGGTACCAGTTGGAGGAGAGCCGGCGGAAGCTGGCGCAGCAGGAGCGCGAACTCGCGTGGCGCGAGATGGCGCGGCAGGTGGCCCACGAGATCAAGAACCCGCTGACGCCGATGAAGCTCTCGGTCCAGCACCTCCGCCGCGCCCACCGCGCCGAGCCCGAGGCGACCGGCGACGGCGAGCCCGGCCGCTTCAGCGCGCTCCTCGACCGCATCACCGGCACGCTCATCGAGCAGATCGACGCGCTCACGCGGATCGCGAACGAGTTCTCCTCCTTCGCCCGCCTCCCCAGCCGCCACCTCGAACGGCTCGACCTCAACGCCGTCATCCGCGAGGCCGCCGCGCTGATCGGCGAGGAGGAGCACGCCCGCATCGCGCTCGCGCTCTCCGACGACCCGCTCCCCGTCACAGCCGACCGCGAGGAGCTGCGGCGGGTCTACATCAACCTGTTCAAGAACGCGCTCCAGGCCATGCCCGAGGACGAGCACGGCACCGTCACCGTCCGCAGCGAGCAGCGCGAGGGCTCGGCCTTCAGCGCCGTCCGCGACCCCGGCACCGGCATCCCCGAGGAGGCCCGCGCCAAGGTCTTCCAGCCCAACTTCTCGACAAAGACGAGCGGGATGGGCCTCGGCCTCGCCATCACCAGAAAGGCCGTCGAGGACCTCCACGGCGAGATCCACTTCGAGACGGCCGTCGGCGTCGGAACGACGTTCTTCGTCCGGCTCCCGCTCGCGGACGAGGGCGACCGGGACGAGGGCGCGGCGGAGGAAGGGGAGGAGTGACGCCGCAGTGAATTATCGCGCGCGCCATTGCCGCCGCGGCGTTGCCTTGCTGCGCGCGCGACGCCCGGCGTAGCTTGCCGACTTCCACTTTCGCCACCCACTCGCTACACCATGCGCGCCATCGTCATCGGGGCCGGAGACGTCGGGTACGACGTGGCCCGGATGCTCTCGCTCCAGCGCCACGACGTCACCGTCATCGACACGGACCTCGACCGGATCAACCAGATCCGCGACTCCCTCGACGTCCTCGCCATCCGGGGTAGTGGGACCTCGATTCGGACCTTGACAGAAGCCCGCATCCTCGACGCCGACCTCCTCGTGGCCGTCACGGATGTGGACGAGGTCAACCTCGTTGCCTCGATGCTGGCCGAGCGCGTCGGGAAGGAGACCGTCACGATCGCCCGCGTCCGCAGCGAGGAGTTCGCCGGGG includes:
- a CDS encoding ATP-binding protein; amino-acid sequence: MKRTSVRYVAVAAFLMALLGGTYAAQAWRLARIAAQGEAAQQAAAARAVRVVEREVERLEADLMQRAEALARLPTVRAALQDSSARGEAVRLFSELALPEGVAAELYTPTPELVAWKGPSLPFGPATRATRFLSTPQTSAVSDGALRQAIVVWLPVREGRRVTGAVRVLRLVETRVPVRNQYLRDFDLAEQWQAQAGIPIDVAFGAASGAAADSAMHLVSGRDGTVVARVTVSAPPLAALEEDVRREMGDVAAFWAVLLAGWVMAGLWMLSERALPQPMRRMEDEAPPRWGLATLSFAGASAAWWGLRYALLALGIPARWFAGSGALVGGASEVPLFDPVYLASGFGGGVLGSAGELIVTAVFAVVFGVAWLRFALCALRHVRSAERADPETPADPEERRSAVRWAAEAFVAACVGAAVAGVTALLIRRGTLDATLPYFDRTDAFPSALVMLVFGSFLLLVLTAMLVLTGLGVLVRVRDRRWFLGGAATVTVVLAATYALTDLGLGLPWPVAAAFFAVGGGAAWWMERGPDAWAGPLTLRGTLLAVLVLAALTYPIAYDAAQDKQAARIVDAAEEFADGEDARVAFALEGVLLDARASDAVHEALASRRSRSARTRAGAVVFDSLATDLVTGSLLAALADYTVALTVLGPASDTLGVYRELPPPGDPDFFGALGAADPLSFNALRRRYAADTAPGFVVERASAPEGRGKYRYAGIGPIRREDDGAILGWVTAQAEPKPARYVSETPFPRVLVPAGLTNVVESDLAFAEFRDGVLVRARGDDYGRFRLPAEVRRALGERDVVWRREQVGPEPVRVYYRRIVEADGRERVISVREPGVIVFDHLYFYLRLLLPALVLGLVAYALGVVARRRAGVLLRRSRLRDRVLNRFLVVGVASVVLTGLVGQQVVVVQNRQSVQEQLKRRLARVEAELFAEATARTGGSVPLYQLIDRARPDLVGPRLGLDVNLYRGADLIASSRSQLVRQQLIDRRLPADVYEALYVRGERYAFTEERIGTFAYTTGYEALPDATGRPGAVIAIPTLPEQTAIEADQARMIAYLFGVLLLLLVGIFLITTLLANRLTRPFRRLRAGLLAVGAGEELAEPIPVESSDEVGELIETFNAMRYQLEESRRKLAQQERELAWREMARQVAHEIKNPLTPMKLSVQHLRRAHRAEPEATGDGEPGRFSALLDRITGTLIEQIDALTRIANEFSSFARLPSRHLERLDLNAVIREAAALIGEEEHARIALALSDDPLPVTADREELRRVYINLFKNALQAMPEDEHGTVTVRSEQREGSAFSAVRDPGTGIPEEARAKVFQPNFSTKTSGMGLGLAITRKAVEDLHGEIHFETAVGVGTTFFVRLPLADEGDRDEGAAEEGEE